A genomic segment from Nicotiana sylvestris chromosome 1, ASM39365v2, whole genome shotgun sequence encodes:
- the LOC104219774 gene encoding uncharacterized protein, which translates to MTKRTAKAQDLVDQLSCEEFRKAVEDIIRRFQEELIHERKELLEQQKVFDVRFAQKVYAAGTSQVSLLMLAMETKSENLVCGKPVQVVDESPKVQVHILNSLM; encoded by the exons ATGACCAAAAGGACAGCTAAAGCCCAAGATCTTGTTGACCAGCTTTCATGCGAAGAGTTCCGCAAAGC GGTGGAAGATATTATTAGGAGATTTCAGGAGGAACTTATTCACGAAAGAAAGGAACTATTGGAACAACAAAAAGTCTTTGATGTGAGGTTTGCACAAAAGGTATATGCTGCTGGTACAAGTCAG GTATCTCTGTTGATGCTGGCAATGGAGACAAAATCTGAAAATCTTGTATGCGGCAAACCAGTGCAAGTAGTAGATGAAAGCCCAAAAGTTCAG gtacacattctaaattCATTGATGTAA